Within Amycolatopsis sp. FDAARGOS 1241, the genomic segment AGTCCCAGGTGGACCGGCAGCGCGCCAGCCGGGGCGTCTTCACGGATCGCCCCGACGTATGGGCGCACGAGCGCGTCGATCGCGTGCACCAGGCGCTCGAGTTCGGCCGGCGTCACGCGCAACGAGTAGGAGTTCAGCCCGCCCGCGACACGCCAGTCCGGGTCCAGCCCGTCGAGGCCGTCGAGGTATCGGCGGGTCAGCTCCTGCTCCTGCGCCAGCTGCGTACCCACCACGGCGAGCTGCGCCCGGCTCAGCACCGGGTCCTCCCCCGGTTCGCCGAAGTCGAGCCCGACCTGCAGCGCCCGCCACGGCCGTTCGCGGCCGTCGGTTGCCTCGGCGCGTTCGACGAGCCCGTGCTGCGCCAGGCGGCGCAGGTGCCAGCTGCAGTTGGACGCGGTCGAGCCCACGGCCTCGGCGCACTCGCTCGCCGTGCGCGGCCCGACGGCCATCAGGTGGTGCAGCAGCGCCGAGCGCAGCGGATGGGCCAGGGCTCGCAGCAGCTCGGCGTCGTCGACGCGCTTGCGTGGAGGCAGCTCGGCCATGGGACGCCCCAATTCTGAAGGACTTCTTTCGAAACTTCTCTTTCAGAATTGCAGGCGCTTGACCTGCAGTCAACCGGCTCCGCTACCATCACGCACAGTTACTGCTCGCTGCAGTCGTTGTGCCCGCCAGCCACCTGTCACCCCAGGGACGGTCCGCTTGCCCCATCAGCGAGAACTCGCGACCGCCGCCGCGCTCGCCCTGCCCCGGTTCGTCAGCGCCACCGTCCGCTTCCACACGGCGGTGGCCGACCGGCTCGGCGTGACACCGGCCGAGCTGCACTGCCTGCAGCTCGTGCACAGCGGCACCACCGACTCCCCCACGGAGCTGGCGCGGCTGCTCGGCATGACGACCGGCGCGTTCACCCGCATGCTCGACCGCATGGAGCGGGCCCGGCTCGTGGAGCGCGCGCCCGACCCGGCCGACCGGCGCCGGCTGCGCGTGCGCGCACTGCCCGATCGCATGGGCGAGCTCACCGAGCTCTACGCCCCACTCGCCCAGCGTTTCGGCGCGCGCCTCGCGGGTTTCGACCGGCGCCAGCTGACCGCGCTCGTCGCGTTCCTCACCGACGGCGAACACGCCGCCGACCTGGCCACGGCTCAGGTCACCGACCCCACGCAGCCGCCGCGCGAAATTCGTGGTTGACTAACCCTACTGGCGTTGCATTAAACTGCACGCATCATGGACAACTGAGCCCAGCCCCTCCCCGCACCGAGGCGGCTCCCGGTCGAGCCCTGCTCCCGCGAGCCGCGAGTCCCGTCGGGGAACCCGTTGCATACACCCAGGGCCGGTGATCCCCCATGTCTCTTTCCCTGCAAGCCACCGACATCGTCTTCGGCTACGGCGCCACGACCGTGCTCGACGGCGTCTCCCTCACCGCGTCGGCCGGACGCCGGCTCGGCCTCGTCGGCGAGAACGGCTCGGGCAAGTCCACGCTGCTGCGGCTGCTCGCCGGGCTCGAGCAACCGCGTTCAGGCGACATCGTCCGCGGGGACGACCTCGGATTCCTCCTGCAGGAGCTGCCGTTCCCGGCGTCCGCGTCCGTTGGCGACGTCATCGACCACGCCCTGACCGAGATCCGCGCGGCCGCCGCCCGGCTCGACGAACTCACCGCGTGGATGGCCGACCGGCCCGACGACCCGGCGGTGCTCGACGAGTACGGGAAGCTCCTGGAGTGGGCCCAGGTCCACGACCTCTGGGACGCCGACCGGCGCGCCGAACTGGTGTGCGAGGGACTCGGGCTCGGCGCCGTCGCGCGTGACCGGCAGCTGGGCGCGATGTCGGGCGGGCAGCGGTCGCGGCTGGGGCTGGCGGCCCTGCTGATCCGGCGACCGGCCACGCTGCTGCTCGACGAGCCGACGAACCACCTCGACGACACCGCCATGGAGTTCCTCGAACACCACCTCGCGGAGCTGTCCGGCATCGTCGTGCTGTCCTCGCACGACCGCGTGTTCCTCGACGCGGTGTGCACCGACATCGTCGACCTCGACCCGGCACCGGCCGACCGGCTCGTGGGCGGCGCGACCCGCTACGGCGGCACCTACAGCGACTACCTCGACCAGAAACGCGCCGAACGCGCACGCTGGGAACAGCGTTACGCCGAAGAGCAGGACGAGCTGAAGGAGCTGCGGGAGTCCGTTGCGGTCACCGCGCGAC encodes:
- a CDS encoding helix-turn-helix transcriptional regulator, whose translation is MAELPPRKRVDDAELLRALAHPLRSALLHHLMAVGPRTASECAEAVGSTASNCSWHLRRLAQHGLVERAEATDGRERPWRALQVGLDFGEPGEDPVLSRAQLAVVGTQLAQEQELTRRYLDGLDGLDPDWRVAGGLNSYSLRVTPAELERLVHAIDALVRPYVGAIREDAPAGALPVHLGLRAFPRLGPDGEPVS
- a CDS encoding ABC-F family ATP-binding cassette domain-containing protein, with amino-acid sequence MSLSLQATDIVFGYGATTVLDGVSLTASAGRRLGLVGENGSGKSTLLRLLAGLEQPRSGDIVRGDDLGFLLQELPFPASASVGDVIDHALTEIRAAAARLDELTAWMADRPDDPAVLDEYGKLLEWAQVHDLWDADRRAELVCEGLGLGAVARDRQLGAMSGGQRSRLGLAALLIRRPATLLLDEPTNHLDDTAMEFLEHHLAELSGIVVLSSHDRVFLDAVCTDIVDLDPAPADRLVGGATRYGGTYSDYLDQKRAERARWEQRYAEEQDELKELRESVAVTARRVAHNRAQSDGDKNLYRFKGGRVQKQVSRRVRNAQLRLEELERDQVRKPPAPLRFRASLTAAPAGDGPAISVRDVDVPGRLALAQLDVGGTGRLLVTGGNGAGKSTLLSVLAGLLTPATGTVHFGPGVRVGLLEQDVVFADPAKLAHEVYRAALGADAPPLSRLGLLSPRDLRRPAGELSVGQRRRLALAVLLADPPDVLLLDEPTNHLSLTLAEELFAELDDTPGAVVIASHDRWLRRSWRGDRLELTTAEPATV
- a CDS encoding MarR family winged helix-turn-helix transcriptional regulator — protein: MPHQRELATAAALALPRFVSATVRFHTAVADRLGVTPAELHCLQLVHSGTTDSPTELARLLGMTTGAFTRMLDRMERARLVERAPDPADRRRLRVRALPDRMGELTELYAPLAQRFGARLAGFDRRQLTALVAFLTDGEHAADLATAQVTDPTQPPREIRG